Proteins encoded by one window of Sulfurospirillum barnesii SES-3:
- a CDS encoding bifunctional 2-C-methyl-D-erythritol 4-phosphate cytidylyltransferase/2-C-methyl-D-erythritol 2,4-cyclodiphosphate synthase, whose amino-acid sequence MPELTLIVLGAGSSSRFNQRVKKQWLRIEETPLWLFATQNLQHLFPFTQVIVTTSPDETFYAQKFSNTIHFVEGGKSRQESLHNALLHVNTPYVLVSDSARPCIDQAMLVRLLAEMENADIVVPYVPVVDTVVFEEATIDRDAVKRIQTPQLSRTESLRKALETKITYTDDSSAIKALGGKVAYVLGSERAKKLTCKEDLHDMACLKAPSTHAFVGYGFDVHAYEEGKAMMLGGICVHDTIGFKAHSDGDVAIHALIDALLGAAGAGDIGELFPDNDPRYKNIDSKTLLKEVCAFIHKVGFDISHCDIAIMAEFPRLSPFKDAIRFCLADIMELSPIHVNVKATTTEKLGFVGRKEGVAVSATATLHYYDWTHV is encoded by the coding sequence TTGCCCGAATTAACCCTTATTGTGTTGGGAGCTGGAAGTTCATCACGCTTTAACCAACGTGTTAAAAAGCAGTGGTTACGCATTGAAGAGACGCCATTGTGGCTTTTTGCAACCCAAAACCTTCAACATCTTTTCCCTTTTACTCAAGTCATTGTGACAACAAGCCCAGATGAAACCTTTTACGCACAAAAATTTAGTAATACTATTCACTTTGTAGAAGGCGGTAAAAGTAGACAAGAATCTTTACACAATGCCCTTTTACATGTAAACACACCCTACGTCTTAGTCAGCGACAGTGCACGTCCGTGTATCGATCAAGCGATGCTTGTACGCCTCTTAGCTGAAATGGAAAATGCTGACATCGTTGTGCCTTATGTCCCCGTCGTTGACACCGTGGTTTTTGAAGAGGCAACCATTGATAGAGATGCTGTAAAGCGTATTCAAACCCCTCAACTCTCCCGTACAGAATCTTTAAGAAAAGCACTAGAAACAAAGATCACATACACGGATGATAGCAGTGCCATTAAAGCATTAGGGGGCAAGGTTGCGTATGTCTTAGGCAGTGAACGAGCAAAAAAACTTACATGTAAAGAAGATCTTCACGACATGGCTTGCCTTAAAGCACCTAGCACGCATGCTTTTGTAGGTTATGGATTTGATGTTCACGCCTACGAAGAGGGCAAAGCCATGATGCTAGGAGGCATTTGCGTCCATGACACAATTGGCTTTAAGGCACACTCCGATGGTGATGTTGCCATTCATGCACTTATTGATGCGCTTTTAGGGGCAGCAGGAGCAGGCGATATTGGTGAGCTTTTCCCAGACAATGATCCACGCTATAAAAATATTGATTCTAAAACATTACTCAAGGAGGTGTGTGCCTTTATTCATAAAGTAGGCTTTGACATTAGCCATTGTGATATTGCCATCATGGCGGAATTCCCAAGGCTTAGCCCTTTTAAGGATGCCATACGTTTTTGCCTTGCTGACATTATGGAGCTCTCCCCGATTCATGTCAATGTTAAAGCAACCACGACAGAAAAATTAGGTTTTGTCGGTCGAAAAGAAGGTGTCGCCGTCAGTGCGACTGCTACATTACATTATTATGATTGGACACATGTATGA